The Fusobacterium polymorphum genome segment CTAAATTGATATTTATAATTTGAAGGGTTACTAAAAACATAATTTTTATATTGTTTAGATTGTGTATCTTTTTCTACAACACTATAATCAAAGTTTACAATAGTTCCCTTATCTACATTTGCTCCACTTAAATACTTAAATGCAAATTTAAAGTCTATTGCTTTATCCTTAACATCTGCTTTAGTGTAAATTTTATCTTCATCTGCATCAATAGCTATTGTATTTGCAATCTTAGATTCTATAAATACTTTTTGTGTGATTTCTTTTCCACCAAACTTAATTGTTAAAGTCCAAGCTCCTGTTAAATCATTCATATCTGTCTTAATTTTAAAAGTATAGAATCCATTTTTAGACTCTTTAACTACTTCACTATTAATTTTAGTTGAACCATCTGGTCCTGTAAATGAATATTCAAAAGGTTGATTATCATTCATTTTTTCTTTACTTCTAGCAATTAAAGATACATTTATTTCATCACCAGGTCTGTAATATCCTTTATCTGTATAAGTATAAAGTTTTAAATCAGAACCATCTAATGAACCACCAATATCAAAATCAGAGTAATTTATTTTATTTCCTGCTAAATATAAAACATTAAATTCATTTCCATATTTTACAAGCACATAAAAAACATTATCTAAATTAGTTTTAGACTTATATTCTCCATTTGAATTAGTTGTTCCTTCTTCAAGAGTTTGGTTTTTAGAAGTTATAAATTCAAGTTTTGCACCTGAAATAGGGTTTAAAGTATTAAGATTTAGTAACTTTAAATCTAACTTTGAATTATTAGAATTAGCAACTATACCTATATCTGAAAGTATTATTGTTTTTTCTGCTTTTGCATAGATTGCATCATTATCATAACCATAAGTATTAGGTTCACCATATTTTGCTACATCATAATCTATGCTATCTTGCCCAATTGCAGATATTTTTACATAATAAATTCCCTTAGTATCTATTGTATTACCTAAGTCTATACTATTTTTTATAACTTGATCTTCTTTACTATCTATTTCATATTCTTTTGTAAAAATTACATCTCCTAAGTCATCTTTAAGTTGCCATTCATTAACTCCATATTCATTAGCATATAATTTTAAATATTGAGTTATATTATTTGTATAAACTTTAACAACTTCAAGTTTAACTTTTGTAATATTTACTGAATTAAAGTTAATTTTCTTATTATTTATACTAGGTAAAACATTTCCAGAATCAACAAATGATAAACTAGGTTCTTTTTTACCTAAATACAAATTGTATTTTATATAGTCATCTGTCAATGAATTCCCAGAAATTCCTTTTATATCTTTACTAACTTTTATATTATATGGATTATCTTTTTTAAAGTCACCTTTTATAATAAGTTTGTTTATAAAAGGCATAATAGTTATATCTCCATCTAAACCTTCAACCTCAACCAATTTTTTAAAATCTTGAGTTTTGTCCAGTTCTTCTGAAAATAATACTACTATATCTCCTGATATGTTAAACTTCGCATCATTAACATAAAGCACTTGTTGATAATCATCATATCCTTGACTTGTTTCTGTCTGACTACCATCATTTTGTTGGTTTTGCTTATCTTTTTTACAAGCTACTAAAGCTAATGTTAATAAAGATAAGATAAATACTAGCTTTAAAATTTTTTTCATACTCTCTCCTCCATACAATAGTTATTAATTCTTTCTAAAAATTTTTCCCCATAACTTTTAAATTTCTGATTTCCTATACCTTTTATTTTTAACATATCCCACCTATTTCTTGGTTTTTTTTCTGCCATCTCTATAAGAGTCATATCAGAAAAAATAATATAAGGTGCGATATTTTCTTTTTTTGAAATCTCCTTTCTGAGAGAATTTAGTTCTTTAAATAAATTATTTTCATAATAATCAAAGTCAATTTTTTCATCTTCTTTTCTTATCACTTTTATATTTCCATTTAAAATATCTTTGTACTTTTTTCCAAGTTTTAAAACTGGAAAGCTTCCTGCACTCTGTACTAAATATTTTTCAGAAATCATATAATTTATAAAACTTTCTATCCACTCTTGTTTATCTTCTCTCATTATCCCAAATGTAGAAATTTTGTCAAGTCCTTTATTTAACATTTTTGTATCTGCTTTTCCCATAAGCATATTAGCTAGTGTAGATATTCCTAAACTTTCTTTTGCTCTTCCTACACCTGAAATAATTTTCTTTGCTTCCAGTGAAAAATCTTTGATATTTTTTTCTTTTTTGCAATTCTCACAATACCCACAATAGTTTCTTATCATTTTTTCACCAAAATATTTTAATATATATTCTCTGTAACAAGTCTTTAATTCTGTATATTCTAGCATTTTATTAAAATTTTTTAATCTTTTATTAAGATAATTCTTATCTTTTTTTCCTTCTGCTTCTTTCTCCATCAAGTATCTTTGAATATCTCTATCTTTTTCATTATATATAAGGATAGCTTCAGCAGGGCCACCATCTCTACCTGCTCTACCTGCTTCTTGATAATAACTTTCTAAGTCAGCTGGAATATTTGCATGTATTACATATCTTATATTAGATTTATTTATCCCCATACCAAAGGCATTAGTTGCTACCATTATTTCAACATCATCATCTAAGAATAATTTTTGATTTTTATCTCTTTCTTCCTTAGACATTCTACCATGGTATTTTGTAACACTTCTATCAAATCCTACTAAATAGCTATAAATATCATCTACATTTTTTCTAGTTGAACAGTAAATTATACCTGATTTTCCTTTATGTTTTCTTAAATAATCTATTATAAAAGGCTTAGAATCTATATCTAAATCTTTATCAAGTCCACTATTATCAACTACTTTAAAATATATATTATCTCTGTTGAAGTAATCTACATAGATAAAAGGATTAGCTATATTTAATTTTTCTATTATGTCTACTTTAATTTTTGGGGTCGCAGTAGCAGTGAAAGCCAAAGTTTGAATTTGGCTTTCTCCTGTTATGTATTTCACAAAATCTGCTATCCTTAGATAGCTTCTTCTAAAATTCTCTCCCCACTGGGATACACAATGTGCTTCATCTACTACTACCATAGAAATTTTTACAGTTTTTATAAAGTTTAAGAAAAATTTATTTTCTAATCTTTCAGGTGAGATATATAGTAGCTTTATCTTTCCTCTTTTTATTTTAAAAAGTATCTTATTATATTCATCATTATCTAAGGTCGAGTTTAAATAACTTGCTTCTATTCCAATTAATCTTAGGCTATCTACTTGGTCTTTCATCAAAGATATTAGAGGAGAAATTATTATAGTTAGCCCCTCAAAGATTAGTGCAGGTATTTGATAACAGATAGATTTTCCAGCTCCTGTTGTCATTATTCCTAAAACATTTCTTTTCTCTAAGATGGCATCTATTATTTTTTCTTGTCCTTCTCTAAAATTATCATAACCATAATATTCTTTTAAAATTTTGAGTGCTTCTGATTTCAATTTTTAATCCCACCAAAAATACCATTGTATATTTTTATATAAACCATCTACTAATTTTTCAAATGTTCCATAACATTGATCAACTATATCATAACAAAAAGCATAATGTTCTACTGCTAATTTTTTAGCTTCTTCTAAAGTTTGAACAGGCTTTTCAACATAGAATTCTATTTCATCATAAGTTATAGCTGCTGGTACTGCTCCATGCTTTTCATACCAATATTTAGCAACCGCTACTTGTTCTGCTGGAAAAGGACATTCATTATAACCACCCATTCCAAAATAGCCTAAAACTTCATAGGGATTTGTTGTAGGAACTTTCACTAAAATAACATCATCTTTAAAATTCCCATCATAATCAAATAAAGTTGAAAGTTCTAAATTGTATTTTTCACTGTCATCAAATTTATAATCAATTTCTGAAAAGTATTCATCTATATTTTCTTTTAGATCATCTGTATTTTGTCCTTGAAATTTTTCTAAAAATTTAACTGCATTTATATTTTTATATTTTTTAAGATTTGATTTTACTATATCCATTATATTATTAGTATCTTCATCTTCCATATCTATTTCAAATTTTTCTAATAAGGTATCATCAAGAACTAAAAATACAGGAGTAAAACCTTTTTCTTTTCCTTCCTTATATAAAGCAAGATATTTTTTTTGAATCTCTTTATAATCACTAGCTTTTATTTCTTCAAATTCAAAATTATATAGCTTTTTAAATTCTTCTATATTTGACATAATTTCACCTTTTTCTATTGTTTAGCCGCTTCTTTTTCTTCTTTTATTTTTTCAGCATCTTTTTTAGCATCTTCTCTTGTTCCACCCTTATTAGATGTTCCAGTATAATATGCACTACGAGGACTTACTCTACTTGTTGATGGCACATAGGCAACCATTTCACCTTTTCTACTTTCTAAATAAGCAATATATTCATCAGATTCTTTTTTTATTTTATTGTATTCTTCTTCAAATATAGCATCTATTTTATTTTTTCTTTCTTCGCTTAATTCACTAAGTCTTTTTGATACTTTTCCAAGCGATACATATAATCCAGCAAACTTAGGATCACTTTTTGAAATACCTCCATATAGAATAGCAGTTGATAAATCTACTTTTTCTGAAATTCCTTTGTTTCCATAAGCTATCTTATTAAATGTAAGAATTTCGTTATGCATTCCTTTAACCCTAGTTATCAAATTATCATTTAAGACTTCCCATTTATAATCTGAGAAAGCCAGTTCATTTATTCTATATAGTTCTCCTGTAAGTTTATCTGCATCATTTACTGATGAATAGTAACCACCCGCTGCATCAGCAATTTGTTTTAGTAATCTATTTTGGTTTGCATCTACATTAAAACCAATTATTCCTAAAACAATATTTGTATTTTCTCCTTTTAATTGTTTTGCTATTTCAACTGGATTTCCACCACAAGTTTCTATTCCATCTGTAATTATATATAAAATATTTAGTGTTTTTTCTCCATCTAAGGCTTTTAAATCTTCAACTCCATATTCAATTGACTTTGCAATTGAAGTCCATCCTGTTGGTTGTATAGGTTCTAAGGCTTTTTCTATTCCTTCTACATTCAAATCTCCAATTGGATAAATTAGTTCATTTGCTCCACATGATTCATCTTTTTTAGAAGCTGTATTATCTCCTTTATGACCAAATACTCTTATTCCCACTTTTGCATTGGCTGGCATTTCTGATAAAACTTGTTTGATAGATTCTTTTGCAATTTCCATCATTGTTTTATCTCCAATTTTCTTTACCATTGAACCTGATGCATCTAAAACTATTTCTACATTTACATTCATATTTTCTTCAATTTTTTCATGAGTAAATGGATTTTCCATATCATTTTTAAAAATCACATAAGAAAATCTATCTATTGTTTCAAATGGTGTGTAGTCATAACCTGCAATATACAAAAGTTGTTTAAATAGATGTTGAATTTCTTCTTCAGAAGCATCTTCACTCAATGCCGGTTCTATTTTTTTCAATTCCCTTTGAACATTCTCTTTCCATATATCATGTTTTTTTAAATAATTATTTTCCCTTGCATCTGGTGATTGATATAAGCCTCCTGCTTCATCAACTATTGCTTCATAAGTATATACAGGATCTGGTAAATCACCATTGACACCTTTTGCTATTTGTAACTCTTCTTCTGAAAGATTAGTGGAAACATTTGCCTCTACATTATCTCCTGCTTTATTTTCTGTATCATCTTTTTTTTCATCTTTTCCACAAGCTATTAAAAATAAACTAGCTAAGATAAGTAGTAATATAGTAATTTTTTTTGTGTTTTTCATATTTGTTACTATTCCTCCTTTCATACTTCATTAAGGTATTGTAACATTTTTTATTGATTTAAAAAAGATTTTTTTGTATTAAATTATTTTTTAATTTCTTTTCAAAATCTAAACTATTTTTTATAACAATTAAATCTTTTTTATGCTTTTCTATAAATTCTTTATTTATATCAGATATAAATATTTTCCTTTTCTGT includes the following:
- a CDS encoding DUF4253 domain-containing protein; translated protein: MSNIEEFKKLYNFEFEEIKASDYKEIQKKYLALYKEGKEKGFTPVFLVLDDTLLEKFEIDMEDEDTNNIMDIVKSNLKKYKNINAVKFLEKFQGQNTDDLKENIDEYFSEIDYKFDDSEKYNLELSTLFDYDGNFKDDVILVKVPTTNPYEVLGYFGMGGYNECPFPAEQVAVAKYWYEKHGAVPAAITYDEIEFYVEKPVQTLEEAKKLAVEHYAFCYDIVDQCYGTFEKLVDGLYKNIQWYFWWD
- the recQ gene encoding DNA helicase RecQ — protein: MKSEALKILKEYYGYDNFREGQEKIIDAILEKRNVLGIMTTGAGKSICYQIPALIFEGLTIIISPLISLMKDQVDSLRLIGIEASYLNSTLDNDEYNKILFKIKRGKIKLLYISPERLENKFFLNFIKTVKISMVVVDEAHCVSQWGENFRRSYLRIADFVKYITGESQIQTLAFTATATPKIKVDIIEKLNIANPFIYVDYFNRDNIYFKVVDNSGLDKDLDIDSKPFIIDYLRKHKGKSGIIYCSTRKNVDDIYSYLVGFDRSVTKYHGRMSKEERDKNQKLFLDDDVEIMVATNAFGMGINKSNIRYVIHANIPADLESYYQEAGRAGRDGGPAEAILIYNEKDRDIQRYLMEKEAEGKKDKNYLNKRLKNFNKMLEYTELKTCYREYILKYFGEKMIRNYCGYCENCKKEKNIKDFSLEAKKIISGVGRAKESLGISTLANMLMGKADTKMLNKGLDKISTFGIMREDKQEWIESFINYMISEKYLVQSAGSFPVLKLGKKYKDILNGNIKVIRKEDEKIDFDYYENNLFKELNSLRKEISKKENIAPYIIFSDMTLIEMAEKKPRNRWDMLKIKGIGNQKFKSYGEKFLERINNYCMEERV
- a CDS encoding vWA domain-containing protein: MKNTKKITILLLILASLFLIACGKDEKKDDTENKAGDNVEANVSTNLSEEELQIAKGVNGDLPDPVYTYEAIVDEAGGLYQSPDARENNYLKKHDIWKENVQRELKKIEPALSEDASEEEIQHLFKQLLYIAGYDYTPFETIDRFSYVIFKNDMENPFTHEKIEENMNVNVEIVLDASGSMVKKIGDKTMMEIAKESIKQVLSEMPANAKVGIRVFGHKGDNTASKKDESCGANELIYPIGDLNVEGIEKALEPIQPTGWTSIAKSIEYGVEDLKALDGEKTLNILYIITDGIETCGGNPVEIAKQLKGENTNIVLGIIGFNVDANQNRLLKQIADAAGGYYSSVNDADKLTGELYRINELAFSDYKWEVLNDNLITRVKGMHNEILTFNKIAYGNKGISEKVDLSTAILYGGISKSDPKFAGLYVSLGKVSKRLSELSEERKNKIDAIFEEEYNKIKKESDEYIAYLESRKGEMVAYVPSTSRVSPRSAYYTGTSNKGGTREDAKKDAEKIKEEKEAAKQ